Proteins encoded by one window of Branchiostoma floridae strain S238N-H82 chromosome 6, Bfl_VNyyK, whole genome shotgun sequence:
- the LOC118417937 gene encoding zinc finger protein 407-like, which produces MEMHLTSALSGNSFDDLIEVLCLYKCRLCHFAVSTGKADVIVHIKTEHQQMMLGHGPVNCFPAMNSFTRQPGNSGVSTLSEALRSRHLMLQKDGLQGTSAVSIGNDLPVRWTVPPVQLSQERPREAVSYVTPSFEHFSQASGPAAAQRIQQPSSVASSGRFARRGLSSSTSLGNNVGGDSGMTVKEEPMSEGEEDAERLDPTWGDSEGSTRIADDEGAKGTGQSSSGVKLKKTVSIVCPICNARLYRKTVDRHMDLHNDRGGFSCDGCDFETDQWHEMRSHMQRKHKPKQRCQNCDFETWSTEVFAEHMEVCVAEEEGDGSKGRRKSSSTRRESDSSMRASHSQDIDKDEKSQEGILEDEETAADEEFEICAECGEQLQGQDVTIHKTLHNREGGFSCDKCEFKTESWPEIKDHLQENHKLKCSSCKYETLSESFLDKHVCKGAQTAMATDPEATADQVKGGANENNITEKEPDIDQNVEGETVDNTEDTETCSVCNVEIKSHSLQRHKELHDSEGGFKCNQCDFSSATWEDIESHLASKHDSAYRCANCEFETSSKATLEEHFKSGSCTFSDRESEGDGRVLEEGEEAVDVSMEDDETQDLEADDFEKYKDKLTSSGHCCVCGVRLYRKSVQRHMQLHNDEGGFSCPRCDFTTDTWKEILKHVDWHERVRKKYTCPNCPYSSWAKTKMQVHLKRCHSGGNTKESLTHLVCPLCGVKLQSSALISHMDSEHVLSTDKAIASPGKGEDKEASPFVQCPLCQIKVHRRMLRKHLDMPHVQWPKGAFAAPVSANPGTQGGSNVASAVEIECPLCSKKIPSDSLRKHLDEPHPQWSQNPSNVSLQVNQGLMTIMPEKKDLQVQCPLCGMCMHRNMLTKHMKMPHVRWPQGTVSCTAEDSKGENSTRETTLQGEGTVNNGLSSHGTASDQHDEVMVLSDDELEMDSDVFEEDDQQGSVGHCGICGEQVSDKSVERHMLLHDDKGGFSCDKCEFSTASWREMRTHIRNVHKEKLLCPECGFLATTIELLRGDVMNCREKTSAVCSICGQEVPGNQLQQHVKEAHSSVTNVMDIDLPSSLPTGKDDENVDVNQTVTQPGRGDSLIDSSPRMLPPKKRQSVAGAHDCPICGCHLYSKTVELHMRLHDAHGGFTCDLCNYITDEWRLMRTHYNSSHSGQRNWHAALKNDL; this is translated from the coding sequence ATGGAGATGCACTTGACCTCAGCTTTGTCGGGGAACAGCTTTGATGACCTCATCGAGGTGCTGTGCCTCTATAAGTGCAGGCTGTGTCACTTCGCCGTCTCTACCGGGAAGGCTGATGTGATTGTCCACATCAAGACAGAGCATCAACAGATGATGCTGGGACACGGACCTGTGAACTGCTTTCCCGCAATGAACAGCTTTACCAGGCAGCCGGGGAACAGTGGCGTTTCCACTTTGTCGGAGGCGCTAAGGTCGCGGCATCTGATGCTTCAGAAGGACGGGCTTCAGGGCACGTCAGCTGTCTCAATTGGCAACGACTTACCGGTCCGATGGACTGTACCACCTGTGCAACTATCACAAGAAAGGCCGAGAGAAGCAGTCTCATACGTCACACCGTCTTTCGAACATTTCTCGCAGGCGTCAGGTCCAGCTGCAGCCCAGAGGATCCAACAACCGAGTTCTGTTGCATCCTCGGGACGGTTTGCAAGACGCGGGCTGTCTTCCTCTACGTCTTTAGGAAACAATGTAGGAGGAGACAGTGGCATGACAGTCAAGGAAGAGCCAATGTCTGAAGGAGAGGAAGATGCAGAGAGGCTGGATCCGACCTGGGGAGACTCAGAAGGAAGTACGAGGATCGCTGATGACGAAGGAGCTAAAGGCACTGGGCAGTCATCATCTGGAGTCAAACTAAAGAAGACAGTGTCCATAGTGTGTCCCATCTGTAACGCACGCCTGTACAGGAAAACCGTGGACAGGCACATGGACCTGCACAACGATCGAGGCGGCTTCTCCTGCGATGGTTGTGATTTCGAGACTGACCAGTGGCACGAGATGCGCTCGCACATGCAGAGGAAGCACAAGCCCAAGCAGAGGTGTCAGAACTGCGACTTTGAGACCTGGTCCACAGAGGTGTTTGCGGAACACATGGAAGTGTGCGTGGCTGAGGAGGAAGGAGATGGAAGCAAGGGAAGAAGAAAATCCAGTAGTACAAGACGTGAAAGTGACAGCAGCATGAGAGCAAGTCATTCTCAAGACATTGATAAAGATGAAAAATCCCAGGAAGGAATCTTGGAAGATGAAGAAACTGCTGCAGATGAGGAGTTTGAAATTTGTGCAGAATGTGGGGAGCAGCTTCAAGGACAAGATGTCACCATCCACAAAACACTGCACAACCGGGAAGGGGGATTCTCCTGTGATAAGTGTGAATTCAAAACAGAGTCTTGGCCAGAGATTAAAGATCACCTCCAGGAAAACCACAAGCTGAAATGCTCGTCTTGTAAGTATGAGACATTGTCGGAATCATTTTTAGATAAACATGTCTGTAAAGGGGCGCAGACAGCAATGGCAACTGACCCAGAAGCAACAGCTGATCAAGTTAAGGGTGGTGCTAACGAAAATAACATCACAGAGAAAGAACCAGACATTGATCAAAATGTGGAAGGAGAAACTGTAGACAATACAGAGGATACTGAAACATGCTCGGTGTGCAATGTAGAGATAAAGAGTCATTCTTTGCAGAGACACAAAGAGCTGCACGATTCAGAGGGAGGATTCAAGTGCAATCAATGTGACTTTTCTTCGGCCACATGGGAAGACATTGAATCACATCTCGCCTCCAAACATGACAGTGCGTACAGGTGTGCGAATTGTGAGTTTGAGACGTCTTCCAAGGCGACACTGGAAGAACATTTTAAAAGCGGTTCTTGTACGTTCAGCGACAGGGAATCTGAGGGAGATGGTAGAGTATTGGAAGAAGGTGAAGAAGCTGTAGATGTGAGCATGGAGGATGACGAGACTCAGGACTTGGAGGCAGATGACTTTGAGAAGTACAAGGACAAGCTGACATCTTCGGGACACTGCTGCGTGTGCGGCGTCAGGTTGTACAGGAAGTCAGTGCAGCGACACATGCAGCTGCACAATGACGAGGGCGGGTTCAGCTGCCCCAGGTGCGACTTCACCACCGACACCTGGAAGGAGATCCTGAAGCACGTGGACTGGCACGAGCGAGTCAGGAAGAAATACACGTGCCCCAACTGCCCTTACAGCAGCTGGGCCAAGACTAAAATGCAGGTGCACTTGAAAAGATGCCACTCTGGTGGGAACACGAAAGAAAGTCTGACTCATTTAGTATGTCCGCTGTGTGGAGTAAAGCTACAGTCTTCTGCTCTGATATCGCACATGGACAGCGAACACGTTCTGTCCACAGACAAAGCCATCGCTTCACCAGGGAAGGGGGAGGACAAAGAGGCCAGCCCCTTTGTCCAGTGTCCTTTGTGTCAGATCAAGGTGCACCGGAGGATGCTGAGGAAACACCTGGACATGCCGCACGTGCAGTGGCCCAAGGGAGCGTTTGCAGCGCCCGTCTCAGCAAACCCAGGCACACAGGGAGGGTCAAACGTCGCATCAGCCGTCGAAATTGAGTGCCCTCTATGTAGCAAGAAGATTCCTTCAGACTCGCTGAGAAAACATCTAGACGAACCTCACCCCCAGTGGTCGCAAAATCCTTCCAACGTGTCGCTTCAGGTGAACCAGGGACTGATGACCATCATGCCTGAGAAGAAAGACCTCCAGGTGCAGTGTCCGCTCTGTGGGATGTGCATGCACCGCAACATGCTCACCAAACACATGAAGATGCCACACGTCAGGTGGCCACAGGGTACGGTCAGCTGCACGGCAGAGGACAGCAAGGGAGAGAACAGCACCAGGGAAACAACACTTCAGGGGGAAGGGACGGTCAACAACGGCTTGTCGTCTCACGGCACGGCTTCAGATCAACATGATGAAGTTATGGTACTCTCAGACGATGAATTAGAAATGGACAGTGATGTGTTTGAAGAGGATGACCAACAAGGCAGTGTGGGGCACTGTGGGATATGCGGCGAGCAAGTCTCCGACAAGAGCGTTGAACGCCACATGCTGCTCCACGATGACAAGGGCGGATTCAGCTGTGACAAGTGTGAGTTTTCCACGGCGTCGTGGCGGGAGATGAGGACGCACATCCGCAACGTCCACAAGGAGAAGCTGCTCTGCCCGGAGTGTGGCTTCCTCGCCACCACGATCGAGCTCCTCCGGGGGGACGTGATGAACTGTAGAGAGAAGACCAGCGCAGTCTGTTCCATCTGCGGACAGGAGGTCCCGGGGAACCAGCTGCAACAGCACGTGAAAGAAGCGCACTCATCGGTCACAAACGTCATGGATATCGACCTCCCGTCCTCCCTCCCCACGGGAAAAGATGACGAGAATGTGGACGTCAATCAAACGGTAACGCAGCCTGGCCGAGGTGATTCGCTGATAGACAGCAGCCCGCGGATGCTCCCACCGAAGAAGCGTCAGTCTGTGGCGGGCGCACACGACTGCCCCATATGTGGCTGTCACCTGTACAGCAAGACTGTAGAGCTGCACATGAGACTGCACGATGCCCACGGCGGGTTCACCTGCGACCTGTGTAACTACATCACGGACGAGTGGAGACTGATGCGCACACACTACAACTCCTCGCACAGCGGACAGAGGAACTGGCACGCCGCGCTGAAAAACGACTTGtag